A segment of the Odoribacter splanchnicus DSM 20712 genome:
GCCGATGTGTTTTAGTCGGATATTCGGCTGTAGTCACCGGATTTACCCGGCAGTTCAAACCGCTCAGCCGTACGATTTCAACTGCGAAATCATACCACGAACAGACTCCGGCATTACTGTAATGATAAATCCCTTCATGTTCTACCCGATCATCGTTAGCCATAATTTTGACAATCGCTTTGGCCAGATCTTCTGCATAAGTAGGAGTACCGATCTGATCGTTTACCACATTGATCTCCGGCCGCTCTTCTGCCAGGCGCAAAATGGTTTTCACAAAATTATGACCGAAGGCGGAGTAAAGCCAGGCGGTACGAATAATAATATAAAAACAACCGGAACGGATGATCGCCTCTTCTCCGGCCAATTTGGTCTTACCGTACACACTGACCGGACAAGTCTTTATTTTCTCTGTATAAGGTGTCGTTGCGGTACCGTCGAATACATAATCCGTAGAGATATGAATCAGCAGACAATCTCCCTTTTGTGCCGCCTTTGCCAAATTTGCTACGGCTTGGGTATTAATTTCAGCAGCTGGCCCGGGTTCGTCTTCAGCCCGGTCTACAGCCGTATAAGCCGCACAGTTGATAATCGTATCCACTTCATGTACCTGGATAAACTTTTCGATCGCCGTATAATCGGTAATATCCAATTCGGCAACATCTGTAAAAAACACTTCATCCAAAGGGGAAAAACCGATCTTTCTCAACTCCGAACCCAATTGTCCGTTAGCCCCTGTAATCAATATATTCGCCATAAATTATAAATTAAATGTACATTTCCCAGTACCAGCGGCTACAACAGAGACTCACACTCCCGCAACCACTGAAACCTTTACAACTATTAAAAGTCCCTCAATTTCTCCATTCTCCGTTCCCCTAACCTACCCCTCAAAAACAAACGCCTCACTCAATCCCTTATGTTTTCTGTCCTTTGCCGAGAGAATCATTTCTGCTTCAGGAATTTTCCAATCGATCCCCAGCGCCGGATCATCGAACTGAATCCCACTCTCATACTGCGGAGCATAATAATTGTCACATTTATATTGAAAAACCGCCTGTGGACTCAACACAGCGAACCCATGTGCAAATCCTTTAGGAATAAAAAACTGTCGTTTATTTTCACCAGACAAGACTACGGCCACATGTTTTCCAAAAGTAGCCGAATTTTTCCGTAGATCCACGACAACATCCAGTACTTCACCTTCCACCACACGGACTAATTTCGCCTGAGTGTAAGGAGGCAACTGGTAGTGTAAACCTCTTACCACCCCATACGACGATTTAGACTCATTATCCTGGACGAATGTAACCTCAGCCACTTGCTCATTAAATTCACGCTGGGAAAAACTCTCGAAAAAATAGCCACGCTCGTCACCGAAAACCCGGGGTTCCAGGATAACGACATCCGATATACTTGTTTTAATCACCTTCATAGCCACTATTTTAATTCTTGCTAACAGCATTTATCGAAGTAACTTCAATAAATATTGCCCATACTGATTTTTTGCCATCGGAACAGCCAAATCCCTCAATTTTCGGGCATCGATCCATCCTTTTTTATAGGCAATTTCTTCGGGACAAGCAATTTTCAAGCCCTGTCTTTTCTCGATCACTTCTACAAAGGTCGAAGCTTCGGATAAAGAATCGTGAGTACCGGTATCCAGCCACGCAAAACCTCGTCCCAACAACTGTACTTTCAATTCTTCGTCTCGCAAAAAGGTCTGATTGACGGTCGTAATTTCCAGTTCCCCTCTGGCCGAAGGTTTTATTCCGGAAGCCACCCCGACTACTTTATTCGGATAAAAATACAATCCGACTACGGCATAATTCGATTTCGGCTGCACAGGCTTTTCCTCTATACTCAATACATTTCCCTTCTCATCGAATTCCGCCACCCCATATCGTTGCGGATCATTGACGTAATAACCGAAAACCGTGGCTTTCTTCTCCTCCTCGGCATTTCTCACCGCTTCCTGCAACATATGTGAAAAGCTCTGTCCATAAAAAATATTATCTCCCAAAACCAGACAAACCGAATCACTGCCGATAAATTCGCGGCCGATAATAAAAGCCTGAGCCAACCCATCCGGACTCGGTTGTTCCGCATAAGTAAACTTCACTCCATAATCCTCTCCTTCTCCCAAAAGACGACGAAAACCGGGCAAGTCCTGAGGAGTTGAAATCACCAATATCTCTCTTATCCCGGCCAGCATCAAAACAGACAACGGATAATAAATCATGGGCTTATCATAAATGGGCAACAACTGTTTAGAAACCCCCTTGGTAATAGGATACAAACGTGTTCCGGACCCTCCGGCTAATATTATACCTTTCATGATCTCGTTTTTTATAAATAAAAACTAAAAAACCCGGAATCATCTCCGGGCGAATACCGATTCTCTGCAATCGTTTATTTCGCAGCTTTCTGAGCTAACTTTCTCTTTGCCAACCGGTCGACAATATAGAACATAACAGCGAACAGAACGATATCTCCGCCGACCAATATTTCATTTCTCCAGTCTCTTCCGATATATGCGAATGCCATAAATAACAGGTTCAAACCTAAAATAGTAAAGGTAGCTTTTTTATGCACACCGTTATATATGGTCAATAATTTATGATGCAAATGCCGTTTATCGGGCGCAAAAGGAGATTTTCCTCTCATCCAGCGGGAAGCGAACAACCGCAACGTATCTATCACCGGAATAGCCAATACGCTGAACACCACTCCGGGCGCTGCTTCTACCGCACAAATACCTTTCAGATTGATATCCGTTTCACAAAATCTAATCGCCATCACTCCAAGCAAAGATCCAACCATCAAAGCACCGGAATCCCCCATAAACATCTTGGAACGCTTTCCGAACAAATTAATCAAAAAGAAAGGGATAAGGGCAGCAGTCAACACCCCGCACATCAAAGCATACTCGATATGTCCACAATAATAAAACCAAATACCGAAAAAAATACAATCGATCATGGCCATTCCCGAACACAAACCATCGATTCCATCGATCAGATTGATCGCATTGATTAATCCGACCAAACCCACAAAAGTCAATGGAATACCCACCCACGGGCTGATCTCGTAGAAGCTGAGAAAACCATGCAGATTAGTCAGATAAAACCCTCCTCCCACAATCAGTACCAAAACCCCCAACATCTCTCCTTTAACTTTTTTACGAGGAGATATCTCCAGCAAATCGTCATAAATACCCACCAGAAAAATTAAAATAGCCCCCAATAAAACATACTGAAATTCCGGCCGGCTATCAAATCTGACAAACAGTAAAAATGAACACAAAAAAGCTAAAAAAACAACAATTCCCCCAATATTCGGAACACACCCGGTATGTGAAGAACGTTTATTCGGTTTATCCACAAAATTCTTCAGTATGGCCATCTTGAACACCGGCACACGAATATTCCAGCCGATCAACAAAGCCAATACCATCGATAGCACCAATCTCCAATTATCTGACAATAAACTTAGCATCTCTCTATTTTACAACTAATATACAATATCCAATCAATCTTTGCAAAGATACATACTTTTATAAAACTACCGCGTTTTTATTCTTTAAAAAAGTCATAAATCTGCCCCTCACCCAACAACTCACTGAATAGCAATATAAAATGCAAATGTTAATTTTCACAAATTCTATATTTATGTATGATTTGATTTAAAAATCCAGCAAATAATCTATAAAAAAAATGGAGTTTCATCCCAAGTCATGAAACTCCACTCAATTTAGCTCTTAAATAAATGTTACATCTTCTGATCCAGGTTTTTCCCTTTCTCCATATGTTCAAAATTGGGGATAAATGCTTTCATTGTTCTGACAATATCTTCTTTTTCTGTTTTCTGGTCATTCAATACCGCCTGCAATCTTTCCAGGAAAGTATCCAGTTCTTCCATCCGGCGGGCCTCCAGGTCCTCAATCACCCCCAGCGATCCGAAGCGTTCCGGATTAATTTTTTCCCCCTTCACGTAAAATTCCTCAAACCCTTTTTCTCCTGTCGTATCCGAGGTGAAATAATACACCGGATATACTTTACTATCCACCGGCATCTCCGCGGCAAACCGCCGGGCTTCCTCCTCCGAAGCACACTGCTTCACCTCATATCCCAGACTATGCAGGAACCGGTCGGCGATAGAGGAGAAGGTCATCATCTGCTCTGCTCCCAGTTTCGGGAAAAAGATCTCCCGGTTCTGCCCCAGGATGCAGGCCAGCATACAGATCTGTCCACTCTCGTCAGGAGAAACGAAATAGCGTTTCACATCGTTCGGCGAACTCAGCGGCTGACGCTTCATCAGCCGGCCGATAAATCCGGCCAGCAGACTTCCGTTCGAAAAAGCCACATTGGCAAAACGGGCCGTCGATATTTTGAACCGCGAAGAATAGGCCATGATCATTTCCTCCATGATCTTCTTGCTGGCTCCCATGATATTTACAGGATTGGCCGCCTTATCCGTCGACACGCAGAAGAAATGACGCGGCGGGTATTCACTCAGCAGGTCCAGCAGCTTCCGCGCTTTCAGCACATTATTCTCCAGCAATGCCTGCACCGAATATTTATCCTTTTCGCTCCGTACATGCTTGTGGGCTGAAAAATTGGCCACAATATCGAATCCCTGCTCTGCCCGGAAAATCTTTTCAAAGACCGGATCGGCAAAACTGAGCGGATAAGTCCGGTATTCTTCCGGCACATACATCCCGTACGTCGAGCGCAGATCCCTCGTCAGTTCCGCCAGCCCGTTCTCACTGATGTCCACAACCACCAGCTTTGAAGGACGGAAAGGCAGCACCGCCCGGATATACGACGAACCGATCGTCCCGGCACCGCCGATCACCAAAACACGTTTACCTTCTATTTCCGCGCGAAGCTTATCCCGGTTCGCCTCAATGTCCGCTGCGAACATGCTCTTTTGCCGGCCCGTTATGTGGTCGGCTATAAATTGACTGACATTCAACATCTGCTTAATTTTAATTTGATTTCAAATTCAGGTAAGAAATTATTTCAAATACTCCGGCCGCTCCGGCAGTCCTTTCAGCCAACGGAAAGGCAGCTCACTTTCCGGCTTCACGATCACCCAGGCCGTCAGGAAGATCAGTTTAATATCCAGCCATAACGAAGCATGTTGTTGGTACCAGATTTCCAGTTCACCTTTGTACGGAGCGATTTTCTCCGTATAAAACACGACAGGATCGATCCCCGGTTGCGACAACAACCGCTCCTCATCCCGGAAAACAATAGAGCCGAGCCCCGTGATTCCCGGCCGCACATTATAAATCACCCGTTGTACATGTTCCGGAAAACGTTCGAAATCCACCTTCATCTGCGGACGCGGCCCTACAATACTCATCGTTCCACTGAGTACATTCAATATCTGCGGCAATTCATTGATCTTCGTCTTCCGCAAAAAACGGCCGAAAGGCAATACACGCGGATCATTCCGGGTGGTCAGGCTGCCTGTCCCCATATTGGGGGAGTTCTTCAGCATGGTGGCGAACTTAAAAATAGAAAACATCCGGTTCCTGTACCCAACCCTTTTTTGCAGATACCATACCTTATGTTCCCCCGTACACCACAGAATCAGCATACAGGGCAACAACAGCCACGACACGCACACCAAGGCAATAAGTGCCAGCAGTACGTCAAAGACAACCTTCAAAAATTTGTACATAAATTCGGATTATAAAAAGAAGGAAAGAAATGTTATTTTACAGCTTCATAGGCTTCGGCAACGGTATCTACGATGATACGCAGCTGTTCCCGGGTTAAATGATTATAAACCGGAAGACTGATTTCATTGGCATACAACCGGTATGTATTCGGATAATCTTCCATTTTATATCCCCGGTTCTTGAACAAAGTCAGCATAGCCATCGGTATGTAATGTACATTCACCCCGACACCCTTTTCACTGATATATTGAATCATGGCATCCCGTTTCGCCTCATCGAAATCCTTGATCCGGAGCAGAAACAGATGATAAGAACTCTCCGTATCCCGGTGATGATAGGGGGGAATAACAGCCCAATCCCGTTTTGAAAACTCCCGGACATAAAATTCAAAAATGGCTTTCCTTTCGGGCAGAAACGTGGATTTATACCGGCGCATCTGGGCCAACCCGACAGTAGCGCACAAATCCGGCATATTCACTTTCAGTCCCTGATCGATGATATCATACCGCCACGCACCCACCTGATTTTTTTCGAAAGCACTCTTGTTTTGTCCGTTCAATGCCAAAGCCCTCAGGTAAGTCAGTTCGTTCTGATTGCCGAAAGGCTGCGGTAAATTCAATACAATTGCACCGCCTTCCCCTGTCGTTATATTTTTTACGGAATGCAGGGAGAAAACGGTAACATCGGCCACGGTTCCGGAAGCCTTCCCTTTATAAAAAGCCCCTAAAGAATGGGCGGCATCCGCCAAAAGCATTATCCGGCCCAATTGCTTTTGCCTCCCGGAGGCAGGCCGGTACAAAGCCTTCACTTCCGGGTCGTCCACTACTGCCCGGATGGCATCGTAATCACAGGGATACCCTCCGATATCGACAGGCAATATCACTTTGGTGTGTTCATTGATCGCAGCTTTTATCTTGTCCGGATCGATGGTAAAATCCTCTTTTACATCCACCATTACCACCTTAGCTCCCATATTCATGGCACACAAAGCCGTGGCACTGTAAGTGTAAGCGGGGATAATCACTTCATCACCGGGACCTACTCCCAGCCACCGTAGCATCAGCATTGCCCCGGAGGTCCACGAATTTACACACAAAACAGCTTCACCTCCTGTGAACTGACGGATTTCATCTTCCAAAGCCCGTGCTTTGGGACCTGTCGTCAACCAGCCCGTATGAGTCAGGGTATCATGCATTTCTGCTATTACCTCATCATCGATGACAGGTAAGGAAAAAGGGATTTTCATATTATATAAATTTATATATTAAGGCTATATCATTTTGTCAGTCCCTTTACAAAAAGGAAACACAGGTAAGATATTCCGGAGAATTCCGGAACCGAAAATGATGAATGAAGATAAAAACTTCGTTCCTTACGCCGTTTGTAACACCTTTAGTACTTTCTCCCCCGCATCCCCTTTTCCATACAAACGGTTTTCAAAGCAGGCCTGACCTTTTTCCTGCAATTCTTTTACACTTTGTAATATCCGATCGTGATCACTCCCTGCCAACAGATTGAATCCGTTTTCTACCAATTCCACCCATTCCGTTTCATTCCGCATCGTCACACAATACTTCCCGAAAAAATAAGCTTCTTTTTGCAATCCTCCGCTATCCGTCATCACCATCTTACAATTCTTCAACAACCACACCATCTCCAGATATCCGACAGGATCTATAAAACAAATCTTACTATTGGAAAAATCGTAATTCAGTGCTATCAATTTACCCCGGGTTCTGGGATGCAGAGGCAATACCACCGGCCATGTTTCCGAAATATTTTCCAAAGCACTGAAAATTCCCATCAATCTTTCCGGATTATCCGTATTTTCAGCCCGATGTACTGTACCCAAAACAAAATGTTCCGGAATAGTCAATTCCGGTTGTTTTGCTTTCTCAGCATAGAACAGAGCAGCATCCTGCATCACATCCCCATTTTTCACAATCCGGCACCCCATATTCTCAAACCCTTCCCTTTTCAAATTTTCAACAGCCGTGCCTGTCGGACAAAACAGCACATCACTGATCCGGTCTGTCAGAATCCGGTTTATTTCCTCAGGCATATCCATATTGAATGAACGTAGTCCGGCCTCTACATGCGCTACACGAATATGCAACTTTTTAGCAGCCAACGCCCCGGCAATCGTCGAATTCGTATCGCCATACACCAGCACCCATTCCGGCTTTTCCTTTATCAGCACTTCCTCTATCTTCTCCAACATCTGTCCGGTCATCGCCCCATGTCCCAATCCGTTTATATTCAAATTATAATGAGGCCTGGGTATACACATCTCCTCAAAAAACACATCACTCATATTCGCATCAAAATGCTGCCCCGTATGTACAATAATTTCTTCCACCCCTTCAGCTCCCGCCAAAACCCGGCTGACCACCGCAGCCTTCACAAATTGAGGACGCGCCCCGACAATCGTTACTATCTTCATTGCTTAACAAGATTAATCATTAACTCACAAAAATAACCTTACAACCTCAAAAGCTTCTGCAAATTCACATCCCACTTGTACGCCTCGGGCTCTTGCTAAAGAATAAACGAATTCTTCTGAAAGATAATTCCTTTTCCCTTGCGAATGATATTCCTTTAATGCCCTAATCTTTACATCAATATTTTCTTGGCTTAG
Coding sequences within it:
- a CDS encoding MraY family glycosyltransferase — encoded protein: MLSLLSDNWRLVLSMVLALLIGWNIRVPVFKMAILKNFVDKPNKRSSHTGCVPNIGGIVVFLAFLCSFLLFVRFDSRPEFQYVLLGAILIFLVGIYDDLLEISPRKKVKGEMLGVLVLIVGGGFYLTNLHGFLSFYEISPWVGIPLTFVGLVGLINAINLIDGIDGLCSGMAMIDCIFFGIWFYYCGHIEYALMCGVLTAALIPFFLINLFGKRSKMFMGDSGALMVGSLLGVMAIRFCETDINLKGICAVEAAPGVVFSVLAIPVIDTLRLFASRWMRGKSPFAPDKRHLHHKLLTIYNGVHKKATFTILGLNLLFMAFAYIGRDWRNEILVGGDIVLFAVMFYIVDRLAKRKLAQKAAK
- the wecB gene encoding non-hydrolyzing UDP-N-acetylglucosamine 2-epimerase; this translates as MKIVTIVGARPQFVKAAVVSRVLAGAEGVEEIIVHTGQHFDANMSDVFFEEMCIPRPHYNLNINGLGHGAMTGQMLEKIEEVLIKEKPEWVLVYGDTNSTIAGALAAKKLHIRVAHVEAGLRSFNMDMPEEINRILTDRISDVLFCPTGTAVENLKREGFENMGCRIVKNGDVMQDAALFYAEKAKQPELTIPEHFVLGTVHRAENTDNPERLMGIFSALENISETWPVVLPLHPRTRGKLIALNYDFSNSKICFIDPVGYLEMVWLLKNCKMVMTDSGGLQKEAYFFGKYCVTMRNETEWVELVENGFNLLAGSDHDRILQSVKELQEKGQACFENRLYGKGDAGEKVLKVLQTA
- the rfbC gene encoding dTDP-4-dehydrorhamnose 3,5-epimerase — encoded protein: MKVIKTSISDVVILEPRVFGDERGYFFESFSQREFNEQVAEVTFVQDNESKSSYGVVRGLHYQLPPYTQAKLVRVVEGEVLDVVVDLRKNSATFGKHVAVVLSGENKRQFFIPKGFAHGFAVLSPQAVFQYKCDNYYAPQYESGIQFDDPALGIDWKIPEAEMILSAKDRKHKGLSEAFVFEG
- a CDS encoding sugar transferase gives rise to the protein MYKFLKVVFDVLLALIALVCVSWLLLPCMLILWCTGEHKVWYLQKRVGYRNRMFSIFKFATMLKNSPNMGTGSLTTRNDPRVLPFGRFLRKTKINELPQILNVLSGTMSIVGPRPQMKVDFERFPEHVQRVIYNVRPGITGLGSIVFRDEERLLSQPGIDPVVFYTEKIAPYKGELEIWYQQHASLWLDIKLIFLTAWVIVKPESELPFRWLKGLPERPEYLK
- a CDS encoding DegT/DnrJ/EryC1/StrS family aminotransferase → MKIPFSLPVIDDEVIAEMHDTLTHTGWLTTGPKARALEDEIRQFTGGEAVLCVNSWTSGAMLMLRWLGVGPGDEVIIPAYTYSATALCAMNMGAKVVMVDVKEDFTIDPDKIKAAINEHTKVILPVDIGGYPCDYDAIRAVVDDPEVKALYRPASGRQKQLGRIMLLADAAHSLGAFYKGKASGTVADVTVFSLHSVKNITTGEGGAIVLNLPQPFGNQNELTYLRALALNGQNKSAFEKNQVGAWRYDIIDQGLKVNMPDLCATVGLAQMRRYKSTFLPERKAIFEFYVREFSKRDWAVIPPYHHRDTESSYHLFLLRIKDFDEAKRDAMIQYISEKGVGVNVHYIPMAMLTLFKNRGYKMEDYPNTYRLYANEISLPVYNHLTREQLRIIVDTVAEAYEAVK
- a CDS encoding UDP-N-acetylglucosamine 4,6-dehydratase; translation: MLNVSQFIADHITGRQKSMFAADIEANRDKLRAEIEGKRVLVIGGAGTIGSSYIRAVLPFRPSKLVVVDISENGLAELTRDLRSTYGMYVPEEYRTYPLSFADPVFEKIFRAEQGFDIVANFSAHKHVRSEKDKYSVQALLENNVLKARKLLDLLSEYPPRHFFCVSTDKAANPVNIMGASKKIMEEMIMAYSSRFKISTARFANVAFSNGSLLAGFIGRLMKRQPLSSPNDVKRYFVSPDESGQICMLACILGQNREIFFPKLGAEQMMTFSSIADRFLHSLGYEVKQCASEEEARRFAAEMPVDSKVYPVYYFTSDTTGEKGFEEFYVKGEKINPERFGSLGVIEDLEARRMEELDTFLERLQAVLNDQKTEKEDIVRTMKAFIPNFEHMEKGKNLDQKM
- the rfbA gene encoding glucose-1-phosphate thymidylyltransferase RfbA, with protein sequence MKGIILAGGSGTRLYPITKGVSKQLLPIYDKPMIYYPLSVLMLAGIREILVISTPQDLPGFRRLLGEGEDYGVKFTYAEQPSPDGLAQAFIIGREFIGSDSVCLVLGDNIFYGQSFSHMLQEAVRNAEEEKKATVFGYYVNDPQRYGVAEFDEKGNVLSIEEKPVQPKSNYAVVGLYFYPNKVVGVASGIKPSARGELEITTVNQTFLRDEELKVQLLGRGFAWLDTGTHDSLSEASTFVEVIEKRQGLKIACPEEIAYKKGWIDARKLRDLAVPMAKNQYGQYLLKLLR
- the rfbD gene encoding dTDP-4-dehydrorhamnose reductase, which codes for MANILITGANGQLGSELRKIGFSPLDEVFFTDVAELDITDYTAIEKFIQVHEVDTIINCAAYTAVDRAEDEPGPAAEINTQAVANLAKAAQKGDCLLIHISTDYVFDGTATTPYTEKIKTCPVSVYGKTKLAGEEAIIRSGCFYIIIRTAWLYSAFGHNFVKTILRLAEERPEINVVNDQIGTPTYAEDLAKAIVKIMANDDRVEHEGIYHYSNAGVCSWYDFAVEIVRLSGLNCRVNPVTTAEYPTKTHRPAYSVLDKTKIKHTFGVEVPEWQEALRRMMGEISGEQRKEKI